A stretch of Desulfotalea psychrophila LSv54 DNA encodes these proteins:
- the uvrB gene encoding excinuclease ABC subunit UvrB: MDTPFQLVSPYTPSGDQPKAIEELVAGVRRGDCDQVLLGVTGSGKTFTLANVVAELQRPALVIAPNKTLAGQLFAEFKELFPHNAVEYFVSYYDYYQPEAYIPASDSYIEKDSSINDAIDKMRHSATRSLLTRRDVLIVASVSCIYGLGSPDEYKNMHLLLERDKDYAMEKIQRRLVFMQYERNDTSFHRGTFRVRGDVVDIFPVHEEERAIRLEFFGDTLEKISLIDPLRGKTLEELAEYTIFPGSHFVTSKDRLQVATEEIKKELKERLDYFQREHRLVEAQRIEQRTMFDLEMMTELGYCTGIENYSRHLTGKEAGAPPPNLLDYFPDDFLLLIDESHIGIGQLNGMYNGDRSRKETLVKYGFRLPSALDNRPLRFQEFTERIHQAIYVSATPGPYELEQSHGVVVEQVIRPTGLLDPKIEVRPASSQVDDLLEEIRLRTERDEAVLVTTLTKRMAEDLTEYYEQLGIKVRYLHSDVKTLQRMELIQSLRKGEYNVLVGINLLREGLDIPEVSLVAILDADKEGFLRSERSLVQTCGRAARNVNGTVIMYADRITGSMAYTIAETERRRKIQEAYNREHGIVPQTIISPVKDTLQRHLRQTGYQADNYDGKTAKMAEDLPVYASMQELEKEIGKLEKEMQQAAADLAFEEAAALRDQIKALRRLELEIG, from the coding sequence ATGGATACTCCTTTTCAACTTGTTTCCCCGTATACACCCTCTGGTGATCAGCCAAAAGCCATCGAGGAACTGGTGGCGGGTGTACGTCGTGGTGATTGTGATCAGGTCTTACTGGGGGTAACCGGCTCAGGCAAGACCTTTACCCTGGCCAATGTGGTGGCAGAGCTCCAGCGGCCAGCTTTGGTGATAGCCCCCAACAAGACTCTGGCCGGGCAACTCTTTGCTGAGTTTAAGGAGCTTTTTCCTCATAACGCCGTCGAATATTTTGTCTCCTACTATGATTACTATCAGCCAGAGGCCTATATTCCTGCCTCGGATAGCTATATTGAAAAGGACTCATCAATAAATGATGCCATTGATAAGATGCGTCACTCGGCAACCAGATCCCTGCTTACCCGTCGTGATGTATTGATTGTGGCCTCTGTATCCTGTATCTATGGTCTTGGCTCACCTGATGAGTATAAGAATATGCATCTTCTTCTCGAGCGCGATAAAGATTATGCCATGGAGAAGATTCAGCGTCGGCTTGTCTTTATGCAGTATGAGCGTAATGATACCTCCTTTCATCGAGGAACCTTCCGGGTGCGTGGTGATGTGGTTGATATATTTCCCGTTCATGAGGAGGAGAGGGCAATCCGTCTGGAGTTCTTTGGTGATACCCTTGAAAAAATTTCTCTTATTGATCCTCTGCGGGGGAAGACTCTGGAGGAATTGGCTGAATATACGATCTTTCCCGGTAGCCACTTTGTTACCTCAAAGGATCGTCTGCAGGTGGCTACCGAGGAGATTAAAAAAGAGCTGAAGGAGCGATTGGACTATTTTCAGCGAGAACACCGTTTGGTGGAGGCGCAGAGAATTGAACAGCGTACCATGTTTGATCTGGAGATGATGACAGAGCTGGGGTACTGCACGGGGATTGAAAATTACAGTCGCCATCTGACCGGGAAGGAGGCAGGCGCTCCACCGCCGAACCTGCTGGATTATTTCCCCGATGATTTTCTTCTTCTCATTGATGAGAGTCATATTGGTATTGGTCAGCTCAACGGCATGTACAATGGCGATCGCTCTCGTAAGGAGACCTTGGTTAAATATGGCTTCCGCCTACCTTCGGCCCTTGATAATCGACCTCTGCGCTTTCAGGAGTTTACCGAGCGAATTCATCAGGCAATCTATGTTTCCGCAACTCCCGGCCCCTATGAACTGGAGCAATCGCATGGGGTGGTGGTGGAGCAGGTGATTCGTCCCACGGGTCTGCTTGATCCGAAAATTGAGGTGCGTCCTGCTAGCAGCCAGGTGGATGATCTACTGGAAGAGATCCGGCTTCGCACTGAGCGGGACGAGGCGGTGCTGGTTACCACTCTGACCAAGCGTATGGCTGAAGATCTCACCGAATACTATGAACAGTTGGGTATTAAGGTCCGTTATCTTCATTCAGATGTGAAGACCCTGCAGCGTATGGAGTTGATTCAATCTCTGCGCAAGGGGGAGTACAATGTCTTGGTGGGCATCAATCTCCTGCGGGAAGGTCTTGATATACCGGAGGTCTCTTTGGTGGCCATTCTTGATGCCGATAAGGAGGGCTTTTTGCGTTCAGAACGCTCTCTGGTGCAGACCTGTGGTCGAGCCGCCCGTAATGTTAATGGTACTGTTATTATGTATGCCGATCGTATCACCGGCTCCATGGCGTATACCATTGCCGAGACCGAGCGTAGGCGAAAAATACAGGAGGCCTATAATAGAGAACATGGTATTGTTCCTCAAACTATTATCTCGCCGGTGAAGGATACCCTGCAACGCCATCTTAGGCAGACGGGATATCAGGCTGATAATTATGATGGAAAAACTGCCAAGATGGCTGAGGATCTACCGGTTTATGCCAGTATGCAGGAGCTGGAAAAAGAGATAGGCAAACTTGAAAAAGAGATGCAACAGGCTGCGGCCGATCTGGCCTTTGAAGAGGCAGCAGCCCTACGTGATCAGATAAAGGCTCTGCGACGTTTAGAGTTGGAGATAGGCTAG
- a CDS encoding phosphatidylserine decarboxylase family protein, which produces MLQPQVPVAREGVPFIGFAAFLTLVSAASECEILTFIFLLATAFTLYFFRDPERFVPDDPSALISPADGKIIVIEKTDKQDFIEGEALKISIFMNVFNVHVNRAPIAGKVDKIIYTPGKFYSADSSQGAEYNENCGIVLTTNSGKKIAFVQVAGLIARRIVCWLEPNDTIQSGRRVGLIRFGSRVDLYLPTDTALSVSVGDKVRAGETILGQII; this is translated from the coding sequence ATGTTACAGCCACAGGTTCCTGTTGCTCGCGAAGGTGTCCCTTTTATTGGCTTTGCTGCCTTTCTCACCCTTGTTTCAGCAGCGTCAGAGTGTGAAATTTTGACATTTATTTTTTTGCTTGCGACCGCTTTTACTCTCTACTTCTTCAGAGATCCAGAGCGTTTTGTCCCCGATGACCCATCGGCACTTATTTCTCCTGCCGACGGCAAGATCATTGTCATTGAAAAGACAGACAAGCAAGATTTTATCGAAGGCGAAGCGCTCAAGATCTCTATTTTCATGAATGTTTTCAACGTCCATGTCAACCGGGCTCCCATTGCCGGCAAGGTAGATAAAATTATCTACACCCCTGGAAAATTTTATTCTGCTGACAGTAGCCAAGGAGCGGAGTATAATGAGAACTGTGGTATTGTATTAACCACCAATTCAGGAAAAAAAATCGCCTTTGTCCAGGTTGCAGGCCTCATTGCACGGCGTATTGTGTGCTGGCTAGAACCCAATGACACGATACAGTCTGGCAGACGTGTTGGCCTCATTCGTTTTGGCTCTCGAGTCGATCTCTATTTACCCACCGATACAGCCCTAAGTGTATCCGTAGGTGACAAGGTTCGAGCTGGTGAGACCATTCTTGGTCAAATAATTTAG
- the ilvN gene encoding acetolactate synthase small subunit — translation MKHTISVLLQNQPGVLSRVTGLFSGRGFNIESLCVAETLDPKISCLTVVSKGDAAIIEQITKQLHKLIDVIKVTDISEHEYVEREMVLIRVNAEVHTRAEVLRIVDIFRGKVVDVSAKSYAIEVTGNTSKIHAVTDLLRPLGIKEIVRTGTIAMARVNKNK, via the coding sequence ATGAAACATACAATTTCAGTACTTCTTCAAAACCAACCCGGTGTACTTTCACGGGTAACAGGACTCTTTAGTGGTCGTGGTTTTAATATTGAGAGCCTCTGTGTGGCCGAAACGCTTGACCCCAAGATATCCTGTCTTACCGTTGTCTCAAAGGGCGATGCAGCAATTATAGAACAAATAACCAAACAACTACATAAGCTCATTGATGTTATTAAGGTAACTGACATCAGTGAACACGAGTATGTTGAACGGGAGATGGTCCTTATTAGAGTAAATGCAGAGGTACATACTCGAGCTGAGGTACTTCGTATCGTTGATATTTTTAGAGGAAAAGTTGTAGATGTCAGCGCAAAGAGCTATGCTATTGAAGTAACGGGTAATACCTCAAAGATACATGCGGTAACAGACCTGCTCCGTCCCCTTGGCATAAAAGAAATTGTCAGAACTGGCACCATCGCCATGGCTCGGGTAAATAAAAACAAGTAA
- the asd gene encoding aspartate-semialdehyde dehydrogenase: protein MLKVGFIGWRGMVGSVLMERMRDEGDFGSYEAVFFTTSQTGQPGPDVGAGAKPLENAMDLDKLAEMDIILSCQGGDYTTAVYEKLRSRWQGYWIDAASTLRMKDDAIIVLDPVNREVIDKGLVDGVKNYVGGNCTVSLMLMALGGLFENNLVEWATSMTYQSASGAGAKNMRELLTQMGELQGEVKDLLANPSSAILDIDKAVTAKLNDGTLTTDNWGAPLAASLLPWIDVAVADGQTREEWKGIAETNKILGNSAQAENIVPIDGQCVRVGSMRCHSQAFTIKLKKALPLEEIERIIGEHNPWVQVIANEREATCCELTPAKVSGTLNIPVGRIRHMNMGPEYLTAFTVGDQLLWGAAEPVRRMLNIVLQHCAK from the coding sequence ATGCTTAAGGTTGGATTCATTGGCTGGCGTGGAATGGTGGGCTCTGTCCTGATGGAGAGGATGCGTGATGAAGGAGATTTTGGTAGTTACGAGGCCGTTTTTTTTACCACATCCCAGACTGGCCAACCAGGACCCGATGTAGGCGCAGGTGCCAAGCCACTCGAAAATGCAATGGATCTCGATAAACTTGCCGAAATGGACATCATCCTCTCCTGTCAGGGGGGAGACTATACCACCGCAGTTTATGAAAAGTTACGCAGCAGATGGCAGGGATATTGGATTGATGCAGCCTCCACCCTCCGCATGAAAGATGATGCCATCATCGTTCTTGATCCTGTAAATCGGGAGGTTATCGATAAGGGCTTGGTAGACGGAGTGAAAAACTATGTGGGCGGTAACTGTACCGTCTCTCTTATGCTGATGGCCCTGGGCGGCCTCTTTGAAAACAACCTCGTCGAATGGGCAACCTCCATGACCTACCAGTCCGCAAGTGGGGCAGGAGCAAAAAACATGCGCGAGCTCCTCACCCAGATGGGTGAGCTTCAGGGCGAGGTAAAGGATCTTCTGGCCAATCCATCTTCAGCCATCCTTGATATTGACAAGGCCGTCACCGCCAAACTCAACGACGGCACCCTCACCACAGATAACTGGGGGGCACCTCTGGCGGCATCTCTTCTCCCATGGATTGATGTGGCCGTGGCAGATGGACAGACCAGGGAAGAGTGGAAGGGAATTGCTGAAACCAACAAGATTCTTGGTAACAGCGCCCAGGCAGAAAATATCGTACCCATCGATGGTCAATGCGTACGCGTCGGTTCCATGCGCTGCCACTCCCAGGCATTTACCATTAAACTGAAGAAGGCCCTGCCCCTGGAAGAGATCGAACGAATCATCGGCGAACATAACCCATGGGTTCAGGTCATTGCCAACGAACGTGAAGCCACCTGCTGCGAGCTCACTCCGGCTAAGGTCTCCGGCACCCTCAATATTCCCGTGGGAAGGATTCGTCACATGAACATGGGTCCCGAATACTTGACGGCCTTTACCGTGGGAGATCAACTTCTCTGGGGTGCAGCAGAGCCGGTACGCAGAATGTTGAATATCGTCCTGCAACACTGCGCAAAATAA
- a CDS encoding signal peptidase II, with amino-acid sequence MPKDISIPISSQLNRISLFLPIFLFCLISDQSTKLWAQKVLSGGEIVELFGGHLRLSYIENPYGFLGILTHLPAGIREFLLLGGVTLALALSCWFCFYRRTIAGKALVFWAMLLAGGFSNLLDRLIQEIGVVDFISFSWGSSHTGQCNLADIYILLGGFCLGFLLARKI; translated from the coding sequence ATGCCTAAAGATATATCCATTCCTATCTCCTCCCAGCTCAACCGAATCAGCCTTTTCCTACCCATTTTTCTATTCTGCCTGATAAGCGATCAGTCCACAAAGCTTTGGGCCCAAAAGGTTCTATCGGGAGGGGAAATAGTCGAACTCTTCGGCGGCCATCTTCGCCTATCCTACATAGAAAACCCCTACGGATTTCTAGGGATACTGACCCATCTGCCGGCAGGCATCCGTGAATTCCTCCTTCTTGGAGGGGTAACCCTAGCCCTGGCACTAAGCTGCTGGTTCTGTTTTTACCGGAGAACTATCGCAGGGAAGGCACTTGTTTTTTGGGCAATGCTCCTGGCCGGAGGCTTCTCCAATCTGCTTGACAGACTCATACAGGAGATTGGGGTAGTCGATTTTATCAGTTTCTCCTGGGGGAGCTCCCACACGGGCCAGTGCAATCTAGCCGATATCTATATACTGTTAGGTGGCTTCTGTCTGGGTTTTCTCCTAGCCAGGAAGATCTAA
- the leuA gene encoding 2-isopropylmalate synthase: protein MQLQKYKPYPAVGLSDRVWPTKTIEKAPAWCSVDLRDGNQALIQPMNLEQKVRMFKLLVDIGFKEIEVGFPSASEVEYQFCRKLIDDNLIPEDVTIQVLTQAREHLIVKTFEALRGAKKAIIHLYNSTSTLQRKVVFAKSRGEIVDLAIEGARLVQAEALKYPATEFRYEYSPESFTGTELDYALEICEAVLAVWQPTSGNKVIINLPATVEMSTPNVYADQIEWFCRNVSCRDAVLISLHAHNDRGCAVAATELGLMAGGDRVEGTLFGNGERTGNVDLVTLGLNLFTQGVDPKIDFSDINGLIEVYQEVTNLEVHPRHPYAGELVYTAFSGSHQDAINKGINMYREAGADLWQVPYLPIDPTDVGRSYESIIRINSQSGKGGVAYIMDQEYGYKLPKAMRPEFGNVVQAVTEKEGRELRYPEIFSAFEEEYLSRQAAYRLKDFQVVKRHVDEDAEKSSAEVVATLLVNGEEQMIWANGNGPVDAFCAAVNKLLPEEFHLHSYHEHALKGGSSAQAAAYVEIEMNSSNTRRWGVGVDTDIIIASIKAVLSCLNRL from the coding sequence ATACAATTACAGAAGTATAAGCCATATCCTGCCGTCGGTTTGTCCGATCGTGTATGGCCCACAAAAACCATTGAGAAGGCCCCAGCCTGGTGCAGTGTTGACCTGCGTGATGGTAATCAGGCTCTTATTCAGCCCATGAACCTTGAGCAGAAGGTGCGTATGTTTAAGCTCTTGGTGGATATTGGCTTTAAAGAGATAGAGGTGGGCTTCCCCTCAGCCTCAGAGGTGGAGTATCAATTTTGCCGAAAACTTATAGATGACAATCTTATTCCAGAGGATGTGACGATTCAGGTGCTTACTCAGGCCCGTGAACATCTCATCGTTAAGACCTTTGAGGCCCTGCGTGGTGCGAAAAAGGCCATTATTCATCTCTATAATTCCACCTCAACCCTTCAACGCAAGGTCGTTTTTGCTAAAAGTCGTGGCGAAATTGTGGATCTTGCCATAGAGGGGGCAAGGCTCGTTCAGGCAGAGGCTTTAAAATATCCTGCAACAGAATTTCGCTATGAATATTCGCCTGAAAGCTTTACCGGTACAGAGCTTGATTACGCCCTGGAAATCTGTGAAGCTGTACTTGCCGTTTGGCAGCCAACATCTGGGAATAAGGTGATTATTAATCTTCCGGCAACGGTAGAGATGTCAACGCCGAATGTCTATGCCGATCAGATAGAGTGGTTTTGTCGCAATGTCTCCTGTCGGGATGCTGTGCTTATCAGTCTTCATGCCCATAATGATCGTGGTTGTGCCGTGGCGGCCACGGAGCTTGGCCTGATGGCAGGTGGTGATCGTGTTGAGGGAACGCTTTTTGGTAATGGTGAGCGCACAGGTAATGTGGATTTGGTTACCCTGGGGCTCAACCTCTTTACGCAGGGGGTTGACCCTAAGATTGATTTTAGTGATATTAATGGACTGATTGAGGTCTATCAGGAGGTGACGAATCTTGAGGTCCATCCTCGTCATCCCTATGCTGGTGAACTGGTCTATACCGCTTTCTCAGGATCTCATCAGGATGCCATTAACAAGGGCATAAATATGTATCGAGAGGCAGGTGCTGATCTGTGGCAGGTGCCATATTTGCCCATTGACCCAACGGATGTCGGACGTAGTTATGAATCCATTATTCGTATCAACAGTCAATCGGGTAAGGGCGGTGTTGCCTATATTATGGATCAGGAATATGGCTATAAGTTGCCCAAGGCCATGCGCCCAGAGTTTGGTAATGTTGTTCAGGCCGTTACCGAGAAAGAGGGTCGGGAGCTACGCTATCCTGAGATCTTCTCGGCCTTTGAGGAAGAGTATCTCAGTCGCCAGGCAGCCTATAGGCTGAAAGATTTTCAGGTGGTGAAGCGTCATGTGGATGAGGATGCGGAGAAATCCAGTGCCGAGGTGGTGGCGACCCTGTTGGTGAATGGTGAGGAGCAGATGATCTGGGCTAATGGTAATGGTCCCGTAGATGCCTTTTGTGCAGCGGTGAATAAGTTGCTGCCAGAGGAATTTCACCTCCATAGTTATCACGAGCATGCCCTTAAGGGTGGTTCCAGTGCCCAGGCGGCAGCCTATGTAGAAATTGAGATGAATAGTAGCAATACGCGACGCTGGGGGGTAGGCGTTGACACCGATATTATTATCGCCTCTATCAAGGCTGTACTGAGCTGCTTGAACAGACTGTAG
- a CDS encoding lysophospholipid acyltransferase family protein, translated as MREEKEKLSKRIVKYCVPKLASWLLRLWFATCRVKVHGSQYRETSLDSGQNVVGLFWHYSILFILSQLRNDSATVMVSASSDGDYIASLAELLGYKTARGSHNSGGMRALKHVLRDVKNGGSAGIVADGSQGPALKVQSGGVLIASRTGAPMLPLAWSASSYIVFNSWDRMALPRPFSRVDFFYGEPLYVPAKLTGEELEHWRLLFERRLLDLYGTAWQLYGQAGH; from the coding sequence GTGAGAGAAGAGAAAGAAAAATTGTCGAAGAGGATAGTCAAATACTGTGTGCCCAAACTTGCCTCCTGGCTCTTGCGACTGTGGTTTGCCACCTGTCGGGTGAAGGTGCATGGCAGTCAATACCGAGAAACAAGCCTTGATAGTGGGCAAAATGTGGTGGGTCTTTTTTGGCATTACTCTATTTTGTTTATCCTCTCTCAGCTCCGTAACGACTCGGCAACGGTGATGGTCAGTGCCAGCTCCGACGGTGATTATATTGCCAGCTTGGCGGAACTGTTGGGCTATAAAACTGCCCGTGGTTCGCATAATTCTGGTGGTATGCGTGCCCTGAAACACGTGTTACGAGATGTGAAAAACGGAGGGAGTGCTGGAATTGTTGCCGATGGCTCCCAGGGTCCGGCTCTGAAGGTGCAGTCGGGTGGGGTTCTCATTGCCTCAAGGACGGGGGCGCCCATGTTGCCCCTTGCCTGGTCGGCATCGAGTTATATTGTCTTTAACTCCTGGGACCGGATGGCTCTGCCCAGGCCCTTTAGTAGAGTGGATTTCTTTTATGGGGAGCCTCTCTATGTGCCAGCTAAACTGACGGGAGAGGAACTTGAGCATTGGCGTCTGCTTTTTGAGAGGCGATTGCTGGATTTATATGGAACTGCGTGGCAACTTTACGGGCAGGCAGGACATTAA
- the ilvB gene encoding biosynthetic-type acetolactate synthase large subunit, producing MGKITGSRAIVQCLKEEGVQTIFGYPGGAVIDLYDALMDSTDIEHVLVRHEQGAVHAADAFARVTGEVGVALLTSGPGATNGVTGIATAYLDSIPLVVLTGQVPRALIGNDAFQEVDIVGITRPCTKHNYLVSKPEDLVPVLREAFHVAKTGRPGPVLVDLPKDILATLIDYPQIAPIKLDSYQPNYKPHQGQITKACKLLMQAKKPVLYVGGGVILSNSHKELSALAEKLQIPVTMTLMGLGAFPGSHDLSMGMLGMHGSYTANMAVAESDLLIAVGARFDDRVTGKLEDFASKAKIIHVDIDPTSISKNVKVDVPIVADCLAALTAINDWLEKCPEEEIAERRDAHKPWIDTVHNWTKEHPMRYNSNGSEIKPQFVVETIDRLTKGEAIITTEVGQNQMWAAQFYKFNHPRHFVTSGGLGTMGFGLPAAIGAQMAFPDKIVIDIAGDGSIQMNIQELATARQNNCNVKIVILNNGYLGMVRQWQELFYDKRYASTVMDVAPDFVKLAEAYGAVGLRATKKEEVESVLAEGLATDNVVIMEFLVAPEEGVYPMVPAGKANTEMLLV from the coding sequence ATGGGTAAAATAACCGGATCCCGGGCTATTGTACAATGTCTCAAAGAAGAAGGCGTTCAAACTATTTTTGGTTATCCCGGAGGAGCTGTCATTGATCTTTATGACGCCCTAATGGATAGCACTGACATTGAGCATGTTCTTGTCCGTCACGAGCAGGGCGCTGTTCATGCAGCCGATGCCTTTGCTCGAGTTACAGGTGAAGTTGGCGTTGCCCTGCTCACCTCTGGCCCTGGCGCCACCAACGGCGTTACAGGTATCGCAACAGCATATCTTGACTCAATCCCACTTGTGGTACTCACAGGTCAAGTCCCCCGTGCCCTTATTGGCAACGATGCCTTTCAAGAAGTCGATATTGTTGGTATCACTCGCCCATGCACCAAGCATAACTACCTGGTGAGCAAGCCGGAAGACCTCGTCCCCGTACTGCGCGAGGCATTTCATGTGGCCAAGACAGGACGACCTGGCCCCGTACTGGTTGATTTGCCAAAGGATATTCTCGCCACACTTATTGATTATCCACAAATTGCGCCTATCAAACTGGACAGCTACCAACCAAACTACAAGCCACATCAAGGCCAGATAACCAAGGCATGTAAGCTTCTCATGCAGGCAAAAAAGCCTGTCCTCTACGTGGGTGGTGGAGTTATTCTCTCCAACTCACACAAAGAGCTCTCTGCTCTGGCTGAAAAGTTACAGATACCTGTCACCATGACCTTAATGGGCCTCGGAGCATTTCCCGGGAGCCATGATCTCTCCATGGGCATGCTTGGTATGCACGGCAGCTATACCGCCAATATGGCCGTTGCCGAAAGCGACCTCCTCATTGCCGTGGGTGCCAGATTTGATGACCGCGTGACTGGTAAACTTGAAGATTTTGCCAGCAAGGCAAAAATCATCCATGTGGATATCGATCCCACCTCCATCAGTAAAAATGTTAAGGTCGACGTACCCATTGTAGCCGATTGCCTCGCAGCTCTCACAGCCATCAACGACTGGCTTGAAAAGTGCCCTGAAGAGGAGATTGCAGAACGAAGGGACGCTCACAAACCATGGATCGACACCGTCCATAATTGGACCAAAGAACACCCCATGCGCTATAACTCTAACGGCAGTGAGATAAAGCCACAGTTTGTTGTCGAAACCATTGACCGACTGACCAAGGGGGAGGCTATTATCACCACCGAGGTAGGGCAAAATCAGATGTGGGCAGCCCAGTTCTACAAATTTAACCACCCCCGCCATTTTGTTACCTCAGGCGGCCTGGGAACCATGGGCTTTGGCCTGCCTGCTGCCATCGGCGCCCAAATGGCCTTTCCTGATAAAATAGTCATCGATATTGCAGGCGATGGTTCTATCCAGATGAACATCCAGGAGCTGGCCACAGCAAGACAAAACAACTGTAATGTTAAGATTGTTATTCTGAACAACGGCTATCTGGGCATGGTTCGTCAATGGCAGGAACTCTTTTACGATAAACGCTACGCCTCAACTGTAATGGATGTTGCCCCCGATTTTGTCAAACTCGCTGAGGCATACGGTGCAGTAGGGCTACGAGCCACCAAAAAAGAAGAGGTTGAATCTGTACTTGCCGAAGGTCTTGCCACCGACAATGTTGTTATTATGGAATTTTTAGTTGCTCCAGAGGAAGGGGTATACCCGATGGTTCCCGCAGGAAAAGCAAATACTGAAATGCTTCTTGTATAA